In Fusobacteriaceae bacterium, the following proteins share a genomic window:
- a CDS encoding ABC transporter ATP-binding protein, with protein sequence MPDIVLKNIVKKFGKSVAVENLSLDIADRDFITLLGPSGCGKTTTLRMIAGLENPTSGEILIGGVPVWSTEKGINVPPDKRNVGFLFQNYALWPHMTVRQNISFGLENLKWSKERIAAKLKELLEMLKIEAYVDRYPSELSGGQQQRVAIARTLATEPRVLFMDEPLSNLDAKLRMDMRTELKRLHLQSDSTFVYVTHDQLEAMMLSTKICLLKDGLLQQYAPPLTVYNEPANTFVGDFVGNPAINYLEGEITGETGEGILISADKLKLSFTPSEKCAALSGKKSVILGIRPEYVDIGGGEGSGTVWSVLPSGMETIVKVEVAGTVLTAVVFAGVEYKVGQELPLGFSGENCMLFDGESKALYGLGRLKILK encoded by the coding sequence ATGCCGGATATCGTATTGAAGAATATCGTCAAAAAATTCGGGAAAAGCGTCGCCGTGGAAAATTTGAGCCTCGACATTGCCGATAGAGATTTTATCACGCTGTTGGGTCCCTCGGGCTGCGGCAAGACCACGACCCTTCGGATGATCGCGGGGTTGGAGAATCCCACTTCGGGGGAAATTTTGATCGGAGGGGTCCCCGTCTGGTCTACGGAAAAGGGGATCAACGTCCCGCCCGACAAAAGAAACGTGGGCTTTCTTTTTCAAAACTACGCGCTCTGGCCCCATATGACTGTGCGGCAGAACATCTCCTTCGGTCTTGAAAATCTCAAATGGTCCAAGGAACGGATCGCCGCGAAGCTCAAAGAGCTTCTGGAAATGCTGAAAATCGAAGCTTATGTGGACAGATACCCCAGCGAGCTCTCGGGCGGGCAGCAGCAGCGGGTCGCCATCGCCAGGACCCTCGCCACGGAACCCCGGGTCCTCTTTATGGATGAGCCGCTCTCAAACCTCGACGCCAAGCTCCGGATGGATATGCGTACGGAACTCAAACGCCTCCATCTCCAGAGCGACTCGACCTTTGTCTACGTGACCCACGACCAGTTGGAGGCCATGATGCTCTCCACGAAGATCTGTCTTTTGAAAGACGGTCTGCTGCAACAGTACGCGCCGCCCCTCACGGTCTACAACGAGCCCGCCAATACCTTTGTGGGCGACTTTGTAGGGAATCCCGCGATCAATTACCTCGAGGGGGAAATTACCGGCGAAACCGGCGAAGGGATCCTGATTTCAGCCGATAAACTGAAACTTTCCTTTACGCCTTCGGAGAAATGCGCCGCCCTTTCCGGAAAAAAATCCGTAATTCTGGGGATCCGCCCTGAGTATGTGGATATAGGCGGCGGCGAAGGAAGCGGAACCGTCTGGTCCGTCCTCCCCTCGGGCATGGAAACCATTGTCAAGGTCGAAGTGGCGGGAACGGTCCTTACGGCTGTGGTTTTCGCGGGCGTTGAATACAAAGTCGGTCAGGAACTGCCCCTCGGCTTTTCCGGCGAAAATTGTATGCTTTTCGACGGCGAATCCAAGGCGCTTTACGGACTCGGACGCCTG
- a CDS encoding iron ABC transporter permease, whose amino-acid sequence MSLWNRFKNFIRKPHNLILVLLFAALFFLTMFPLLSLLKDSFLVHPSEVRSIKGSKAGDLTLYHWYKVFLDGKNSRNIFYRPLWNTIRVSLGSCFIAISMGGSVAWLVTRSNIRFKSFISTVFVFPYIMPAWTLAMGWLNVFRNSHIGGARGLFTAVTGIPTPNWLAYGAIPITVVLGLHYAPFAYILVGGILRNMDANLEEAATLLHASRWKIIRKITLPIVMPAILSTFLLTFASTMSAFAVPAFLGTPVRYFVITTQLFRTLNGMNPGYGYIIAVVMIAIGCAILAFNQWITGKRKSYTTITGKSSQISLVDLRGFRNILSGAIIGILVFIALMPLVSFAVESFTMVSGRYALSNFTAEFWIGDGRVNVANGEPGILRNKYIYLGLWNSVKLSVSCALAAGTLGVLCGYAVVKGKMYRLSTFVNNLAFFPYLMPAMAFGAIYLSMFSKRNLFIPSLYGTFFLLVLVGTVKYLPFASRAGVNAMMQLSGEIEEAALIQGVGWWKRMTRIIFPIQKSSFLSGYLLPFISCMRELSLFILLITPANRILTTMLFQYNEKGWSQYANAINLLIIIVVVAFNIGVNKLTGASIDKGIGG is encoded by the coding sequence ATGTCGCTATGGAACCGCTTTAAAAATTTTATCCGGAAACCCCATAACCTGATCCTCGTGCTCTTGTTCGCGGCGCTGTTTTTTCTGACGATGTTTCCGCTGCTGTCGCTTTTGAAGGACTCCTTTCTCGTGCATCCCTCGGAAGTGAGAAGCATTAAGGGATCCAAGGCCGGGGATCTGACGCTCTATCACTGGTACAAGGTCTTTCTGGACGGCAAAAACAGCCGGAACATCTTTTACCGGCCTCTGTGGAATACGATCCGCGTTTCTCTCGGGAGCTGCTTTATCGCGATCTCCATGGGCGGATCCGTAGCCTGGCTTGTGACCCGCTCCAATATCCGATTCAAGTCCTTTATCAGTACGGTTTTTGTGTTTCCCTACATCATGCCCGCCTGGACGCTGGCCATGGGCTGGCTCAATGTGTTCCGGAATTCCCATATCGGCGGCGCCCGGGGGCTTTTTACGGCCGTGACCGGCATTCCCACCCCCAACTGGCTCGCCTACGGGGCCATCCCCATTACGGTGGTGCTGGGGTTGCATTACGCGCCCTTCGCCTATATCCTTGTGGGGGGGATCCTGCGCAATATGGACGCCAATCTCGAGGAAGCGGCGACGCTCCTTCACGCGAGCCGCTGGAAGATCATCCGGAAGATCACGCTTCCCATTGTGATGCCGGCCATCCTCTCGACGTTTTTGCTGACCTTCGCCTCCACCATGAGCGCCTTTGCGGTCCCTGCCTTTCTGGGAACGCCTGTCCGCTATTTCGTGATTACGACGCAGCTCTTCCGGACGCTGAACGGCATGAATCCGGGTTACGGCTATATCATCGCCGTGGTCATGATCGCCATCGGCTGCGCCATCCTGGCCTTCAACCAATGGATCACCGGAAAGCGCAAGTCCTATACAACCATTACCGGCAAGAGCTCTCAGATTTCCCTTGTGGATTTACGAGGCTTCCGGAACATCCTCTCGGGGGCCATCATCGGAATCCTCGTTTTTATCGCGCTCATGCCCCTGGTCTCCTTCGCGGTGGAGTCTTTCACGATGGTCTCGGGTCGCTACGCCTTGTCCAATTTTACGGCGGAATTCTGGATCGGCGACGGCAGGGTCAATGTGGCCAACGGGGAACCCGGTATCTTGCGGAACAAATATATTTACCTGGGCCTCTGGAACAGCGTCAAGCTCTCGGTTTCCTGCGCCCTGGCCGCGGGTACCCTGGGCGTTTTGTGCGGTTACGCCGTTGTCAAGGGGAAGATGTACCGGCTCTCGACATTTGTGAACAATCTGGCCTTTTTCCCCTACCTCATGCCGGCCATGGCCTTTGGCGCCATCTATCTCTCGATGTTTTCCAAAAGGAATCTCTTTATTCCTTCCCTCTACGGGACCTTCTTCCTGCTGGTCTTAGTGGGGACCGTCAAATACCTGCCCTTCGCGTCCCGGGCCGGAGTCAACGCCATGATGCAGCTGTCGGGGGAAATCGAGGAGGCGGCCCTGATCCAGGGCGTCGGCTGGTGGAAGCGGATGACCCGGATCATTTTCCCGATCCAGAAGTCGAGCTTCCTGTCGGGCTATCTTTTGCCCTTTATCTCCTGTATGCGGGAATTGTCGCTCTTTATCCTGCTGATCACGCCCGCCAACCGGATCCTTACCACCATGCTATTCCAGTACAATGAAAAGGGCTGGAGCCAGTACGCCAACGCCATCAATCTATTGATCATTATCGTCGTGGTCGCCTTCAACATCGGGGTCAACAAGCTGACCGGAGCTTCCATCGACAAAGGAATCGGGGGGTAA
- a CDS encoding ABC transporter substrate-binding protein produces MKKWFLLLTCAGLAGMLLNAAPSAELIEAAKKEGALSVYTTTSRVSGSAKKFEAMYGIKVTSASMKDGELVEKVSTELTGNVYGADLILAQDGARIYGELINPGYVVNYVPEDMKKLMPPEDQDPFVFAYYNTVFIFNNETTKEPVIKNVWELTEPQWKNRVQFKDPNVAGVNMNFLTMLLSPEWTDKLAAAYKERYGKDYAGEYENAAYGWIAGFFANAVLGNSDTTISENVGTKKQEKLLLGLFVLAKARYEESKDLALQPLPDTVPFAGFYFPTIALLTKNAKNPNAAKLFLDYLMTEEGFKPWSVDVGTYSGNPTVPANKDDLEFTYWRTRLVPENAAFTYENRAKMEEFINDIINK; encoded by the coding sequence ATGAAAAAATGGTTTTTGCTGCTCACTTGCGCGGGACTTGCCGGAATGCTGCTGAATGCCGCCCCGTCGGCGGAATTGATCGAAGCCGCGAAAAAAGAGGGCGCGCTCTCGGTCTATACGACGACTTCCCGGGTATCGGGCTCGGCCAAGAAATTTGAAGCAATGTACGGGATCAAGGTTACCTCGGCCAGCATGAAGGACGGGGAACTTGTCGAAAAAGTCTCGACGGAGCTGACGGGAAACGTTTACGGCGCGGACCTGATCCTGGCCCAGGACGGGGCCCGGATCTACGGAGAGCTGATCAACCCCGGATACGTGGTCAATTATGTGCCCGAGGACATGAAAAAACTCATGCCGCCCGAGGATCAGGACCCCTTTGTATTCGCCTATTACAACACCGTATTTATTTTCAATAACGAAACGACGAAAGAGCCGGTCATCAAAAACGTATGGGAGCTCACGGAACCCCAGTGGAAGAACCGTGTGCAGTTTAAAGACCCCAATGTGGCGGGCGTCAACATGAATTTCCTGACGATGCTGCTCTCCCCCGAATGGACGGATAAACTGGCCGCCGCCTACAAGGAACGCTACGGAAAAGACTACGCGGGCGAGTATGAAAACGCCGCCTACGGCTGGATCGCGGGATTTTTCGCCAATGCCGTTTTGGGCAATTCCGATACGACCATTTCGGAAAACGTCGGCACAAAAAAACAGGAAAAGCTCCTGCTGGGGCTCTTTGTGCTGGCCAAGGCCCGCTATGAGGAATCCAAGGACCTGGCCCTGCAGCCGCTCCCCGATACGGTTCCCTTCGCGGGATTCTATTTCCCGACGATTGCCCTCCTCACCAAAAACGCCAAAAACCCCAACGCGGCCAAACTTTTCCTCGACTATCTGATGACCGAGGAAGGGTTCAAGCCCTGGTCCGTCGATGTGGGCACGTATTCGGGCAATCCCACGGTTCCAGCCAACAAGGATGATCTGGAATTCACGTACTGGCGAACGCGGCTCGTTCCGGAAAACGCGGCCTTCACCTATGAAAATCGCGCCAAAATGGAGGAATTTATCAACGACATCATCAACAAATAA
- a CDS encoding ABC transporter substrate-binding protein: protein MKKICLWIIGLMCAAAIISAEPSAELVTAAKKEGTLTVYSTTSRVSSAAKSFEAKYGIKVQTANLKDGELVEKVSTEVGNGVAGADMVICQDGARVYGELINPGYLVNYVPEDMKKLMPEGDQNPLIFQFINKVFIFNNEKNETEPAKNVWAFTDPEWKGRIQFKDPNTEGVNANFLTMLVTDEWAGKLAAAYKEHYGKDYAGEYENAGYAWIAGFFANAVMGNSDTTISENVGTKGQEKEIAGLFVLSKSRYEATKNLALKPMTEVKPFSGFYYPLFTMLTKNAKNPNAAKLFIDYLMTAEGFKPWSSDVGAYSGNPEIPANKGDFDFKFWRERLVPEDPARTYEKRAEVEEFVNNIL, encoded by the coding sequence ATGAAAAAAATCTGTTTATGGATCATCGGACTCATGTGCGCGGCCGCGATCATTTCGGCGGAGCCGTCGGCCGAACTGGTGACGGCGGCAAAGAAAGAGGGAACCCTGACCGTTTATTCCACGACGTCGCGGGTCTCTTCGGCGGCCAAGAGCTTTGAGGCCAAATACGGCATTAAGGTCCAGACCGCAAACCTGAAGGACGGGGAGCTTGTGGAAAAAGTTTCCACGGAAGTCGGAAACGGCGTGGCCGGCGCCGATATGGTCATCTGCCAGGACGGCGCCCGGGTCTACGGAGAATTGATCAACCCCGGATATCTCGTGAATTATGTGCCCGAGGACATGAAAAAACTCATGCCTGAAGGCGATCAGAATCCCCTGATTTTCCAGTTTATCAACAAAGTCTTTATTTTCAACAATGAAAAGAACGAAACGGAACCCGCGAAAAACGTCTGGGCCTTTACGGACCCTGAATGGAAGGGAAGGATCCAGTTTAAGGATCCCAATACCGAAGGGGTCAACGCCAATTTCCTCACGATGCTGGTGACCGACGAATGGGCCGGAAAGCTGGCCGCGGCATATAAGGAACACTACGGCAAAGACTACGCCGGAGAATACGAAAACGCCGGCTACGCTTGGATCGCGGGATTTTTCGCCAACGCGGTCATGGGGAATTCCGACACGACCATATCCGAAAACGTCGGGACCAAGGGGCAGGAAAAAGAAATCGCGGGACTTTTCGTGCTGTCCAAAAGCCGCTATGAGGCGACGAAAAATCTGGCGCTCAAACCGATGACGGAAGTAAAACCTTTCTCGGGCTTTTACTATCCTCTTTTCACGATGCTCACCAAGAACGCCAAAAACCCCAACGCGGCTAAGCTCTTTATCGACTACCTGATGACCGCCGAAGGCTTTAAACCCTGGTCCAGCGACGTCGGGGCCTATTCGGGCAATCCGGAGATCCCCGCCAACAAAGGCGATTTCGATTTCAAGTTCTGGCGTGAACGCCTCGTACCCGAGGATCCCGCCCGGACCTATGAAAAACGGGCCGAGGTCGAGGAATTCGTAAACAATATCCTGTAA